From a region of the Halolamina sp. CBA1230 genome:
- a CDS encoding archaeosine biosynthesis radical SAM protein RaSEA, giving the protein MSSEPTPEVYERGRGMDAHNQAMRDIRAENDQSYDPREPTRVWIDEDNTPDGVYQSLTIILNTGGCRWARAGGCTMCGYVAESVEGGSVSHDALMEQIQHCLDHEAEEADDESGLIKIYTSGSFLDEREVPAETRQAIADTFADRDRIVVESLPDFVDREKVREFTDRGIETDVAVGLETATDRVRHDCVNKYFDFAAFEDACVEARAGDAGVKAYLLMKPPFLSEKEALEDMQSSVRRCGAVDGCHTVSMNPCNVQRYTMVDELFYEGGYRPPWLWSVAEVLRTTTDVDAIVVSDPVGHGSDRGPHNCGECDDRVQRAIKDFDLRQDPSVFEQVECECEFTWELVLEEEQSFNMPLAR; this is encoded by the coding sequence ATGAGCAGCGAGCCGACGCCCGAAGTGTACGAGCGCGGGCGGGGGATGGACGCGCACAACCAGGCCATGCGCGACATCCGCGCGGAGAACGACCAGAGCTACGACCCCCGCGAGCCCACCCGGGTGTGGATCGACGAGGACAACACCCCTGACGGGGTGTACCAGAGCCTGACGATCATCCTCAACACCGGCGGCTGTCGCTGGGCGCGGGCGGGGGGGTGTACGATGTGTGGCTACGTCGCCGAGTCCGTCGAGGGCGGCAGCGTGAGCCACGACGCGCTGATGGAGCAGATCCAGCACTGTCTCGACCACGAGGCCGAGGAGGCCGACGACGAGTCGGGGCTGATCAAGATCTACACCTCCGGCTCGTTCCTCGACGAGCGCGAGGTGCCCGCCGAGACGCGGCAGGCGATCGCCGATACGTTCGCGGATCGGGACCGGATCGTCGTCGAGTCGCTGCCGGACTTCGTCGACCGCGAGAAGGTCCGGGAGTTCACGGACCGCGGCATCGAGACGGACGTCGCGGTGGGGCTGGAGACTGCGACCGACCGCGTGCGCCACGACTGCGTGAACAAGTACTTCGACTTCGCGGCGTTCGAGGACGCCTGCGTGGAGGCGCGGGCGGGCGACGCCGGCGTGAAGGCGTACCTGCTGATGAAGCCGCCGTTCCTCTCGGAGAAGGAGGCGCTGGAGGACATGCAGTCCAGCGTCCGGCGCTGTGGCGCGGTCGATGGCTGTCACACCGTCTCGATGAACCCCTGTAACGTCCAGCGCTACACGATGGTGGACGAGCTGTTCTACGAGGGCGGCTACCGGCCGCCGTGGCTCTGGTCGGTCGCGGAGGTGCTGCGGACGACGACGGACGTCGACGCGATCGTGGTGTCGGACCCCGTCGGCCACGGGTCGGATCGCGGCCCGCACAACTGTGGCGAGTGCGACGACCGCGTGCAGCGCGCGATCAAGGACTTCGACCTGCGGCAGGACCCCTCGGTGTTCGAGCAGGTCGAGTGTGAGTGTGAGTTCACGTGGGAGCTGGTGCTGGAGGAGGAGCAGTCGTTCAACATGCCGTTAGCTCGGTAG
- a CDS encoding VanZ family protein, with protein MDARRWLPVAVGVAVLAASLVPGSAGAGGGTVGPVGVDKLLHVAGYAVLAVAALVALRARTARSVIAVVVVVTAFGGVVELLQGFVPGRGISVLDLVADAVGAVLGAVGWWVLGRPPGIAAVEAEE; from the coding sequence ATGGACGCTCGTCGCTGGCTCCCGGTTGCCGTCGGGGTCGCCGTTCTCGCCGCCTCGCTCGTCCCGGGCAGTGCGGGCGCGGGTGGCGGCACCGTCGGCCCCGTCGGCGTCGACAAACTCCTCCACGTCGCCGGCTACGCGGTGCTCGCCGTCGCCGCGCTGGTCGCGCTGCGTGCCCGAACCGCCCGGAGCGTGATCGCCGTCGTGGTCGTCGTGACCGCCTTCGGCGGCGTCGTGGAGCTCCTGCAGGGGTTCGTTCCGGGGCGGGGGATCTCCGTCCTCGATTTGGTCGCCGACGCCGTCGGTGCCGTGTTGGGCGCCGTGGGATGGTGGGTTCTCGGGCGGCCCCCCGGTATCGCCGCCGTCGAAGCCGAGGAGTAA